From Coturnix japonica isolate 7356 chromosome 1, Coturnix japonica 2.1, whole genome shotgun sequence, the proteins below share one genomic window:
- the MRPL48 gene encoding 39S ribosomal protein L48, mitochondrial encodes MSMGVLCLKKGTLLKQVFALSRAATPRESQLCAAGAALVSFHRHYRSRPTHGIGKYKHLLPKEVPKRKRDRVQMKEINVGTEHEYGDINIQMTSYDMCLVEHFAQYVHKLCNQLSIRVNESYAMPTKTNEVLFLEERGSKMQLDAVLTTHQRVVQISRLSSTFAPILLEIIQSNQPEGVHLLMKEHTESDFKSRLKSRPELEELLAQMS; translated from the exons ATGAGCATGGGG GTGCTGTGCTTGAAAAAGGGAACGTTACTAAAGCAAGTGTTTGCACTCAGCCG AGCAGCAACACCCAGAGAAagtcagctgtgtgctgcag gTGCTGCACTTGTGAGTTTCCACAGACATTACAGATCCCGTCCTACACATGGCATTGGGAAGTACAAACATCTGCTCCCAAAGGAG gttccaaagagaaaaagggataGAGTACAGATGAAAGAGATAAATGTTGGGACTGAACATGAGTACGGAGATATTAACATCCAGATGACTTCCTACGATATGTGTCTCGTGGAGCATTTTGCTCAATACGTGCATAAACTCTGCAACCAGCTGTCCATTAGAGTGAATGAAAG ctACGCGATGCCCACCAAAACCAACGAAGTTCTGTTCTTGGAAGAGCGAGGCTCCAAAATGCAGCTGGATGCAGTTCTCACCACCCACCAGAGGGTTGTCCAG atcaGCAGATTGAGCTCAACGTTTGCTCCAATACTCTTGGAAATTATTCAGAGTAATCAGCCCGAAGGGGTCCATCTGTTAATGAAAGAG CACACGGAATCTGACTTCAAGAGCCGATTGAAGTCCCGACCTGaactggaagagctgctggCCCAGATGagctga
- the LOC107308639 gene encoding cytochrome c oxidase assembly factor 4 homolog, mitochondrial — protein sequence MAKPGHTWSRPKSQEEEEEDPVEAMVSRTGCAEQHWALQECMAEQRDWRRCQAQVQAFRQCMARQQRPQPKELHPNPPQCSPHGE from the coding sequence ATGGCAAAGCCTGGACATACCTGGAGCCGTCCTAAATcacaggaggaagaagaggaggacCCGGTGGAGGCCATGGTGTCGCGGAcgggctgtgcagagcagcactgggcGCTGCAGGAGTGCATGGCGGAGCAGCGGGACTGGCGGCGCTGCCAGGCTCAGGTCCAGGCCTTCCGACAGTGCATGGCCCGGCAGCAGCGCCCGCAGCCCAAGGAGCTGCACCCCAACCCACCTCAATGCTCCCCCCATGGAGAATGA
- the PAAF1 gene encoding proteasomal ATPase-associated factor 1 has protein sequence MMAAATLRIQSDWSQALRRDEGEAWLSCRSPGKPTLYGSLTRRGLSSEGVPDIAASEGFVVGEVTKKSILISCPHENVSTKFLAPYTTFARIHQKSITCLDISSGGGLGVSTSTDGTMKIWQAANGEIRRLLEGHVYDVNCCRFFPSGLVVLSGGMDAQLKIWSAEDASCVVTFKGHKGGILDTAIVDRGRNVLSCSRDGTARLWDCGKSSCLGVIADCGSPINGIAVGTADDSVNLGTPEKAPSEREIGTEGKILLLAREDKKLQGVGLQSRQPVFLFDGSDAFNCCTFLSSTYFLAGTQDGNIYQLDVRNTNAPIQIIHRSGAPVLSLLPYRDGFIASQGDGTCFIIQQDLDYVIDLTEADCDPVYKVAQWEKQIYTCCRDGVVRRYQLGDL, from the exons ATGATGGCGGCGGCGACGCTGAGGATCCAGAGCGACTGGAGTCAGGCGCTGAG GAGGGATGAGGGCGAGGCCTGGTTGAGTTGCCGCAGCCCGG GGAAGCCCACGCTGTATGGCAGCCTGACCCGCCGTGGGCTCAGCTCCGAGGGTGTCCCTGACATCGCTGCCTCCGAGGGCTTTGTGGTCGGCGAAGTCACCAAG AAAAGCATTCTCATTTCTTGCCCTCATGAAAATGTGTCCACCAAATTCTTGGCACCCTACACAACTTTTGCCAGGATTCATCAGAAAAGT ATTACATGTCTGGATATTTCCAGTGGTGGAGGGCTTGGCGTATCTACCAGCACAGATGGGACCATGAAGATCTGGCAGGCTGCAAATGGAGAAATAAGA agacTATTGGAAGGCCATGTGTATGATGTGAATTGTTGCAGGTTTTTCCCATCGGGCCTCGTGGTTCTGAGTGGGGGAATGGATGCCCAGCTAAAGATCTGGTCAGCAGAAGATGCCAGCTGCGTAGTGACGTTTAAAGGTCACAAAGGAG GTATTTTGGATACTGCCATTGTGGATCGGGGAAGAAACGTCCTTTCCTGCTCTAGGGATGGCACTGCACGCCTCTGGGACTGCGGCAAATCCTCGTGTCTGGGTGTCATTGCTGACTGTGGCTCTCCCATCAATGGCATCGCTGTGGGCACTGCTGACGACTCGGTGAACCTGGGCACACCTGAAAAAGCTCCCA gTGAACGTGAGATTGGGACGGAAGGGAaaatcctgctgctggctcGAGAAGACAAGAAGCTGCAAGGAGttgggctgcagagcaggcagccg GTGTTCCTCTTTGATGGATCTGATGCCTTCAATTGCTGCACGTTCCTCTCAAGTACCTATTTCCTAGCAGGGACTCAGGATGGGAACATCTATCAGCTGGATGTGAGAAACACCAA TGCTCCAATCCAAATCATTCACAGATCAGGAGCACCAGTGCTTTCTCTGCTCCCATACAGAGATGGATTCATTGCCAGCCAAG GTGATGGAACGTGCTTTATCATTCAGCAAGACCTCGATTATGTCATCGACCTCACAGAGGCAGATTGTGACCCTGTGTACAAG GTCGCTCAGTGGGAGAAGCAGATCTACACGTGCTGCAGGGACGGCGTGGTGCGGCGGTACCAGCTGGGAGACCTgtag
- the DNAJB13 gene encoding dnaJ homolog subfamily B member 13, with the protein MGQDYYAVLELGRQATDADIKKAYRLLALENHPQKCREPEAQERFRLLAEAYDVLSDPVRRGIYDRFGEEGLKGGVPVESGSEDAWTPGYVFHNNPDRVFKEFFGGHNPFAEFFTKDGVEATLPFGGLRGRGVMKQDPPMVWDLHVSLEDLFFGCTKKMKISRRVMNEDGQTSTIRDKILIIDVQPGWKQGTRITFEKEGDQGPNIIPADIIFVIQEKPHPRFKRSNDDLIYVANIPLGKALIGCTVEVRTLDGRLLNIPINDIVHPTYCKVVPGEGMPLLKDPHQKGDLLIQFNVCFPKRLSPNKKVLLKRALLP; encoded by the exons ATGGGGCAGGATTACTACGCCGTGCTGGAGCTGGGCCGCCAGGCCACGGACGCCGACATTAAGAAGGC GTACCGGCTGTTGGCCTTGGAGAACCACCCGCAGAAATGCAGGGAGCCGGAGGCGCAGGAGCGGTTCAGGCTGTTGGCGGAGGCCTACGATGTGCTGAGCGACC CTGTAAGGAGAGGCATCTACGATCGGTTCGGTGAAGAAGGTCTCAAAGGCGGCGTCCCTGTGGAGTCTGGCAGTGAGGATGCCTGGACTCCTGGTTATGTTTTCCACAACAACCCCGACAGAGTCTTCAAGGAGTTCTTTGGAGGACACAACCCCTTTGCAG AGTTCTTCACCAAGGATGGTGTGGAGGCGACGCTGCCCTTTGGAGGGCTGCGAGGAAGAGGTGTGATGAAGCAGGACCCCCCGATGGTGTGGGACCTCCATGTCTCCCTCGAAGACCTTTTCTTTGGCTGCACCAAGAAGATGAAGATCTCCCGCCGG GTGATGAACGAAGACGGCCAAACAAGCACCATCAGGGACAAGATCCTGATCATCGACGTGCAGCCGGGGTGGAAGCAAGGCACCAGGATCACATTTGAGAAGGAAGGAGACCAG GGCCCAAACATCATTCCAGCCGACATCATCTTCGTTATCCAAGAGAAACCTCACCCGAGGTTTAAAAGATCCAACGACGACCTCATTTACGTGGCCAACATCCCCCTGGGAAAG GCACTGATTGGCTGCACAGTGGAAGTGAGGACGCTGGATGGGCGGCTGCTGAACATCCCCATCAATGACATCGTGCA CCCCACCTACTGCAAAGTGGTGCCTGGGGAAGGGATGCCGCTGCTGAAGGACCCGCACCAAAAGGGCGACCTCCTCATCCAGTTCAACGTCTGCTTCCCCAAACGTCTCAGCCCCAACAAGAAGGTGCTCCTGAAGAGAGCGCTGCTGCCCTAA